Proteins from one Nitrosopumilus sp. genomic window:
- a CDS encoding AAA family ATPase: protein MENRSNIKYCSNQQKYTLKELEYLDWNNSIQIMNKAYEAGLFVIIIGPKGTGKTSLVRDFAKKKNMNLESINFSLRTRESHLIGTKTLTNGTVSFEEGILIKSMRVGDILYLDEINSAEADVLLRLDEALDDRRQIALKESTGEVVKAKENWFVVATINPLTHSGTKELPPQLLSRFPVRIKLEYPPEDIELEIVKKYVSREHESEIIQAIKLANTLRQAAAVEELFYSPSLRETIAFGKLLDKGMSSKDAAGIVFGNVYTQWGNIEYQKVSDIITSMFGN from the coding sequence TTGGAAAATAGATCTAATATTAAATATTGTTCAAATCAACAAAAATATACTTTGAAAGAATTAGAATATCTAGATTGGAATAATTCAATTCAAATCATGAATAAGGCATATGAGGCAGGTCTTTTTGTAATCATAATAGGACCGAAAGGAACTGGAAAGACATCTCTAGTAAGAGATTTTGCAAAAAAGAAGAATATGAATTTAGAATCAATTAATTTTAGTTTAAGAACTAGAGAAAGCCATCTGATCGGTACCAAAACACTTACCAACGGAACAGTGAGTTTTGAGGAAGGAATATTGATAAAATCGATGAGAGTGGGAGACATACTTTACCTTGATGAAATTAATTCGGCAGAAGCAGATGTGTTACTCAGATTAGATGAAGCATTAGACGATAGACGACAAATTGCATTAAAAGAATCGACAGGAGAAGTGGTCAAAGCAAAAGAAAATTGGTTTGTAGTTGCAACAATCAATCCATTAACACATAGCGGTACAAAAGAATTGCCTCCACAGTTACTAAGTAGATTTCCAGTAAGAATCAAATTAGAATACCCACCAGAAGACATAGAATTAGAAATTGTAAAAAAGTATGTTTCCAGAGAACATGAATCAGAAATAATTCAAGCAATCAAACTTGCAAATACATTAAGACAAGCTGCTGCAGTTGAAGAATTATTTTATTCACCAAGCTTAAGAGAAACTATTGCATTTGGAAAATTACTAGATAAAGGAATGTCATCAAAAGATGCAGCAGGTATCGTGTTTGGAAATGTGTACACACAATGGGGAAATATAGAATATCAAAAAGTTAGTGACATAATTACTTCTATGTTTGGAAATTAA
- a CDS encoding NAD(P)/FAD-dependent oxidoreductase, producing the protein MVDYDVIIAGGGLAGTITAQSISHYANQNLKILIVDRSPEFLPGRKSLAGWVCGDACSKEAVDFMTNRIKVAWTGPEIEHDVKGVMAYSPDKETAIPFDGAGYMLNRQKLPEIQNERCKKMGIEFLFEINLTGLIYEGQQVVGVQGIDNKTKQPFKKTSRIVIDATGVTSMLRNGLQNSTKVEKRIDRRDLESTGRYIMYFEQGEKDLSEFDPEYCIIHLDQDIAPGGYGWVFPKADNKVNIGLGVEKSLLERRNKRLGKKDNVESLMKEYLHRNKAIRNPRLSEDPEDINNNSGIFQVSVRRQNDCMVSGGYMMVGDSAWMPKPIDAGGIGPALIAGTIIGNNVVKALEANDVSEARLWQYNLDFIKEYGYKTAGLELFRRLVQQMSNEQISYGMKHFLGNMDVEAISKGEHPDFSGLGKIGLIIRGAMNKTVADGLRYTSKQNQWLVNHYENYPKDPSGFDEWNKILHKKLNEAFAKVEAFGK; encoded by the coding sequence GTGGTAGATTATGATGTTATAATAGCAGGTGGAGGTCTTGCAGGCACAATTACTGCACAGTCTATTTCTCATTATGCAAATCAAAACTTGAAGATTTTGATTGTGGATAGAAGTCCAGAATTTTTACCAGGCAGAAAATCATTGGCAGGCTGGGTATGTGGAGATGCATGCTCCAAAGAAGCAGTTGACTTTATGACAAATAGAATAAAAGTTGCTTGGACTGGACCCGAAATAGAGCATGATGTAAAAGGAGTAATGGCATATTCTCCAGACAAAGAAACAGCAATCCCATTTGATGGTGCAGGATATATGCTTAATCGTCAAAAGCTACCAGAAATCCAAAATGAACGATGTAAGAAAATGGGTATTGAATTTCTATTTGAGATAAATCTTACAGGTTTGATTTATGAAGGACAACAAGTTGTTGGAGTTCAAGGAATAGATAATAAAACAAAACAACCTTTTAAGAAAACATCAAGAATTGTGATTGATGCTACAGGAGTTACATCTATGCTTAGGAATGGACTCCAAAACTCAACAAAGGTAGAAAAAAGAATCGACAGAAGAGATTTAGAATCAACTGGCAGATACATAATGTATTTTGAACAAGGCGAGAAAGATCTTTCAGAATTTGATCCTGAATACTGTATTATTCATTTAGATCAAGATATCGCACCTGGTGGATATGGCTGGGTATTTCCTAAAGCAGATAACAAAGTAAACATAGGATTAGGAGTTGAGAAATCACTTTTAGAAAGAAGGAACAAAAGATTAGGGAAAAAAGATAATGTAGAATCCCTAATGAAAGAATACTTACATAGAAATAAAGCAATTAGAAACCCAAGACTTTCAGAGGATCCAGAAGATATCAATAATAATTCAGGAATATTCCAAGTTTCAGTTAGACGGCAAAATGATTGTATGGTTTCTGGTGGGTATATGATGGTAGGTGATTCTGCATGGATGCCAAAACCAATTGATGCTGGAGGAATTGGACCTGCATTAATTGCAGGTACAATTATTGGAAATAATGTAGTAAAAGCACTAGAAGCTAATGATGTTTCAGAAGCAAGGCTTTGGCAGTACAATTTAGATTTTATTAAAGAATATGGATACAAAACTGCAGGTCTTGAACTTTTTAGAAGACTAGTTCAACAAATGAGTAATGAGCAAATAAGTTATGGAATGAAACACTTTTTGGGAAATATGGATGTTGAAGCAATTAGCAAAGGAGAGCATCCAGATTTTTCAGGATTGGGAAAAATTGGGTTGATCATAAGAGGCGCAATGAATAAAACAGTAGCAGATGGATTACGATACACATCAAAACAAAACCAGTGGTTAGTAAACCATTATGAGAATTATCCAAAAGATCCTTCAGGTTTTGATGAATGGAATAAAATATTACATAAAAAACTAAATGAAGCATTTGCAAAAGTGGAAGCATTTGGAAAATAG